CGCAAGGTCTCACCTGGAGCCCGACGCGGAAGCTTTTATTCCGGACATAAAGCACCGCTAATGTTTAACTTTATAAAAGTGTATGCATTTTTGTCCCGTTCGTCAAAAAGGAACGTCACACATAGCATGCCAGTCATCGGTGGCTTTCCGACGCATGCAGCCGGGTCGAGCGCCTGGATTCACACCGGCAAGGGCGGTACTGCGAGGCACTATTCAGGACCGAGGTGAGGCGCATCAAAGCACTCATTTGACATTCCCTCGGCGACTCATATCAATAACATAATCGTGATGTGGACGAGGCCCAAAATATTCAATAGCCTGGCGTCCACAACCTTGATATGCTTTCGAGGACATTTCTTCTGTGTGACCGGCCTGGATGCGGTGCGTCGGGATGTGGCCATTGGACTTGTGGGATTAACCTGTTTCCGGGGGCCGATTGTAATGGTTGAATTTACAGATCGACGCGAAAACCCTTTTGCCGCATTGGGGCGGAGAGGCATTGCCTTGATCAATGAACTGGGCGCAATGACCATCTTCGCCGTTCTTGCCGTCGCGCACATATTCACCGCGCCTCTCCAATTCCGAAAAATTCTGAACCAGCTGTATTTCATCGGCTTTCGGTCCCTGCCCGTCATTCTTCTGGTTTCCGTTTTCACTGGCATGGTTTTGGGCCTGCAAGGTTACTACACTCTGGCCAAGTTCGGCTCGACAAGCCTGCTGGGGCCGGCTGTCGCGCTGTCCTTGATCCGCGAGCTTGGCCCTGTGCTCACAGCCATCATGATCATTGCCCGGGCGGGTTCGTCCATGGCCGCGGAAATCGGCATCATGCGCATTTCCGAACAAATTGACGCGCTGGACACGATGAACATTAATCCGATCAAGTTTCTGGTGAGTCCCCGCATTGTGGCCTCCCTGATCAGTTTTCCTCTATTGACGGCCGTGTTCAACGTAGTGGGCATCATAGGCGGGTACCTGACCAGCGTAATGCTCCTTCACCTCAGTGCCGGGACATACTTCACCCAGATCGAGGCAAGCGTCGTCATGCAGGACATCACCGGAGGCTTTGCCAAGGCAGTGGTTTTCGGATTCCTGGTCACGGTCATCTGCTGCTTTCAGGGATATTTCACACATATGCGGCCAAACGGGTTCGGAGCCAAGGGAGTGAGCTTGTCCACGACTTCCGCCGTGGTCTTGTCGTGCGTGGCTGTTTTGGTCGTGGACTATGTCATGACTTCATTTTTGCTCTAGCAGTTCGCTGAAACTCCCAATTGCTGCGGCGTTGCAAAAAATCAAACTCTCACGCATGAGCCTTATGCTTCAAACTTGACCATTTATTGCTCCTTGCACTTGGAATTTTTTCACGAACTGCCGGATAAGGACTTTTTCAACACTCAGCCAGGAACGTCATGCAAGAATCAGTCATTCGCTTTGAAAAGGTCTGTAAAAGCTTTAACGGCAACATCGTCCTGAAGGACGTGGACCTGAAAATTTTCAGCGGGCAGGTCACGGTTATCATCGGGAAAAGCGGGGTTGGCAAATCGGTCTTCCTGAAGCACATCATCGGACTGCTCAAGCCGGACAGCGGGGAAATTTACTTCAAGGAAAAGCCTCTTTCCGGCATGAATCGAGCGGACATGTTCGCTTTGAAGAGCCGTTTCAGCTACATGTTTCAGAATAACGCACTGTTCGACTCCATGACCGTCTTCGAGAACATTGCCTTGCCTTTGAGTGAAAAAACCAGCCTTGGCCCCAAAATAATTCGAGAAAAAGTCATTGAACGGACGACACAGCTGGAAATTTCCGATGTGTTGAACAAGTACCCTTCACAGATATCAGGGGGGATGCAAAAGCGTGTTGCCTTGGCCAGGGCCTTGATTACCGATCCGGAGATCGTCCTGTTCGACGAGCCGACAACCGGACTCGACCCGATCAGAAAAAACGCCGTTCTGAACATGATCGCCCATTATCAGCGAAAGCTGGGATTCACGGCGGTCGTAGTCAGTCATGACATACCTGATGTATTTTACATCGCGGACAAGGTGGCGATCATTGATACCCAGGGGATTATTTTCGAGGGATCGCCGATCTTTCTGGAGCAATCCACCGATCCTGAGATCCAGGCTTTTCTGAACAGTGTCGAACTGCTTAAGGACGATCTGACCGGCTTGGACAATCGCAAAGAGTTCATGATCAGCTTCAGACAGCTCAGAAACAGCATCCGGCTTGGAGAGCGCTTCGGCTTCATTCTTCTGAAGCTGGACGGATTGGATGAGGTGGGTGAGCACGTGGGACATATAGCCGCGCAACGCATAATCCAGGGCATTTCTGATGGATTGATCACGCAATTGGGCGACCGCGGACGTGCCGTGAGAATCGGTAAAAATGAAATCGCCGCCTATTTTCAGGTGACCGATTCCAGCCAGATCGATGCGTTCCGCACGGCAATGCTGGATCGAATCGGGAGCATGAAGCGTCTCAC
This DNA window, taken from Desulfonatronum thiosulfatophilum, encodes the following:
- a CDS encoding ATP-binding cassette domain-containing protein — protein: MQESVIRFEKVCKSFNGNIVLKDVDLKIFSGQVTVIIGKSGVGKSVFLKHIIGLLKPDSGEIYFKEKPLSGMNRADMFALKSRFSYMFQNNALFDSMTVFENIALPLSEKTSLGPKIIREKVIERTTQLEISDVLNKYPSQISGGMQKRVALARALITDPEIVLFDEPTTGLDPIRKNAVLNMIAHYQRKLGFTAVVVSHDIPDVFYIADKVAIIDTQGIIFEGSPIFLEQSTDPEIQAFLNSVELLKDDLTGLDNRKEFMISFRQLRNSIRLGERFGFILLKLDGLDEVGEHVGHIAAQRIIQGISDGLITQLGDRGRAVRIGKNEIAAYFQVTDSSQIDAFRTAMLDRIGSMKRLTDGTKHQGYMNFCINLGITEIDEYPDLQALIMTARDDEQRVVCPVREKKEKK
- a CDS encoding MlaE family ABC transporter permease is translated as MVEFTDRRENPFAALGRRGIALINELGAMTIFAVLAVAHIFTAPLQFRKILNQLYFIGFRSLPVILLVSVFTGMVLGLQGYYTLAKFGSTSLLGPAVALSLIRELGPVLTAIMIIARAGSSMAAEIGIMRISEQIDALDTMNINPIKFLVSPRIVASLISFPLLTAVFNVVGIIGGYLTSVMLLHLSAGTYFTQIEASVVMQDITGGFAKAVVFGFLVTVICCFQGYFTHMRPNGFGAKGVSLSTTSAVVLSCVAVLVVDYVMTSFLL